The DNA segment ttttttgttgttgtttgcaGAACTGCTGTACAAGATGGTTTGTGAACCTGATGAAACTGATTTGAGCATGCACATACCTGCTGTCATGCTTCCACTAGATGCAGGTACAAGGCTGGAAAAAATGCTGACAACTACTTCATCTGGTGAgcttccttgtgcatgtttTGTGGACTTGTAGTAGTTTCTATTTGATGCAACTAACTTAGTGATGGTCGCAATATCTTTAATGCTTATGACTTATCAACAGATTCTAATTGCAATGTAACTACTATTTGTTTTTCCTAAAGGGGAGGGAagctttctaaaaaaaaatccgTTTTGCAGTGTCTGTGCAACTACACTCGCCACTTCGACCAGCTGTTGACGTAGCAGAAGTATTTCTTTGGATGATGGCAGTTCTTACCATATTGTGTGCATCATATTGGTCAGCTTGGACGACCCGAGAAGCAGCTATTGAACAGGATAAGTTGCTAAAGGTCTGTTTAATTTTCCTATTCATTTAGTATTTACTCAAGTtggattttcatttcttttcttaataTGTTGTCGATTCTACTACttactctcatttttttcttttcttataggATGCTTCAGATGAACTCCCAAACACTAAATATGCTAGTGTTAGTGGAGTTGTAAATATGAATGTGAAAGCTGCAGTCCTTTTTGTTGTATTTGCTTCGTGTTTCCTGTTTATGCTTTACAAACTGATGTCGTCGTGGTTCATTGATGTTTTGGTTGTTCTCTTCTGTATTGGTGGTATTGAGGTATTAACTTCCACTAAGTcagtttaaaatttgatatttttgcaTCTGCGAGGGGAAAAAAATCTATTTGCATATTACTCAAGTCTGTGACATTGCATGAGTACATGTTATAAAAACTCTTTGTTTCCAATACtgaattcaaattttgtctTTCCTACTATTGCCAATTTGCCATGTTATTCTCTGCCAGGTCATTGCTAACCATATTTTTTCTTGTATGTCTAGGGCTTGCAAACATGCTTGGTTGCTCTTTTGTCCAGGTATGGTGTATCTTCTTTAATGAATGTTATTAAGAAGCTCAAATTGGATCCGAAAAGAGTTGACAtgttttatgataaaataataaaccttGTTGGAATTTGGATGGCTTGCCTTTTTTATTACATGATTAGCTTGATACCTTAAGCATTAAAGCAATTGTCTTGccttttcattaattattttcaaatcttAGATTAGAAATTGATAAATGTTGTTGTATGAGCTTGATATTTTGTGCACAACCAGAAGTTGTTATCAATATAGATAAATTAGCAATTGTGACCTTATAATGTGTTTTTTTCCCACATAATCTGCTACAAAGTGTAGATAAGTGAAACTGGTGGCTGGTTTGATAGAAAAAATGAGCTGTATAGTCAGTGTTAGTCAGTAAAACAGCCAAGGCTTAGCTCCCCTGCTCCCCCTACGTAATACTTTTAGATGGAGCAATGCTGTTGATGGTGCATTTTGTTTCCATATCCCTGGGATTttgtacttttcttttatatttctaagacgattttacCATACAAAGCCAAAGGTAATGTACACATTTTGGAAAAGTCTGACACACTGACATTTTATTCTCTAGAAgatatcattataaaaaaaataatatttttcaggaGACACCACTAATGGACTCGCACAGTCACATGCATGTGCACACACTCCCACAAAGCTGACTAAATGACTGGGGAAAGGATTTCCTAGGT comes from the Glycine soja cultivar W05 chromosome 6, ASM419377v2, whole genome shotgun sequence genome and includes:
- the LOC114416526 gene encoding signal peptide peptidase-like 2 isoform X1, encoding MVCEPDETDLSMHIPAVMLPLDAGTRLEKMLTTTSSVSVQLHSPLRPAVDVAEVFLWMMAVLTILCASYWSAWTTREAAIEQDKLLKDASDELPNTKYASVSGVVNMNVKAAVLFVVFASCFLFMLYKLMSSWFIDVLVVLFCIGGIEGLQTCLVALLSRWLKHAGESYIKVPFLGAISLEYMPFLLSFFFFLNGGVWLLYVVLVRDVILGGIALIIIVLQIVHVPNLKLFQLLLKWQSACLCLTLLKRRQVS
- the LOC114416526 gene encoding signal peptide peptidase-like 2 isoform X2, with product MVCEPDETDLSMHIPAVMLPLDAGTRLEKMLTTTSSVSVQLHSPLRPAVDVAEVFLWMMAVLTILCASYWSAWTTREAAIEQDKLLKDASDELPNTKYASVSGVVNMNVKAAVLFVVFASCFLFMLYKLMSSWFIDVLVVLFCIGGIEGLQTCLVALLSRWLKHAGESYIKVPFLGAISLEYMPFLLSFFFFLNGGVWLLYVVLVRDVILGGIALIIIVLQIVHVPNLKLLLKWQSACLCLTLLKRRQVS
- the LOC114416526 gene encoding signal peptide peptidase-like 2 isoform X3 is translated as MVCEPDETDLSMHIPAVMLPLDAGTRLEKMLTTTSSVSVQLHSPLRPAVDVAEVFLWMMAVLTILCASYWSAWTTREAAIEQDKLLKDASDELPNTKYASVSGVVNMNVKAAVLFVVFASCFLFMLYKLMSSWFIDVLVVLFCIGGIEGLQTCLVALLSRWLKHAGESYIKVPFLGAISLEYMPFLLSFFFFLNGGVWLLYVVLVRDVILGGIALIIIVLQIVHVPNLKYIEGPTF